A portion of the Bacillus sp. es.034 genome contains these proteins:
- the purK gene encoding 5-(carboxyamino)imidazole ribonucleotide synthase produces the protein MTLNKKTILPGQTIGIIGGGQLGRMMALDAKARGFRVAVLDPSPHSPCAQVADYVITAGFDQYDALYRLAEECDVITYEFENIDYEALKWLSERAYLPQGAELIRITQDRIMEKEALTFAGVEVAPYAVIKQQKDIYDNIEKLGYPVVLKTTRGGYDGKGQYVIREAGGIDEAAALLENGPCVLEKWIPFEKELSVIVTRNPDGQQTNFPVVENIHVDNILHETIAPARVSKETADKAIRMAKRISETLDLVGTLAIEMFLTADGDIFINELAPRPHNSGHYSIEACDFSQFAQHVKAVCNWPLVQPTLLKNAVMVNLLGEHIEPIMKAVPKHPDWFIHLYGKDLPKPKRKMGHVTLLTNDMEETLSNINEAGIWKVQEKIGGRLV, from the coding sequence ATGACCTTGAATAAGAAGACGATTTTACCAGGACAGACAATCGGGATCATCGGTGGCGGACAGCTTGGCCGGATGATGGCACTGGATGCGAAAGCAAGAGGCTTTCGGGTGGCGGTATTAGATCCTTCGCCGCACTCACCATGTGCACAGGTGGCAGATTATGTGATCACGGCAGGCTTTGACCAGTATGATGCTCTATATAGACTGGCTGAAGAGTGCGATGTGATTACATACGAATTTGAAAATATCGATTATGAAGCGCTGAAATGGTTGTCTGAGCGTGCCTACTTACCACAAGGGGCTGAATTGATCCGCATCACTCAGGACCGGATCATGGAAAAGGAAGCCCTTACGTTTGCAGGGGTGGAAGTCGCTCCTTATGCTGTGATTAAACAACAGAAGGACATCTATGATAATATAGAAAAGCTTGGCTATCCAGTGGTTTTGAAAACGACGAGGGGCGGTTATGACGGGAAAGGACAGTATGTGATCCGGGAAGCAGGCGGGATAGATGAAGCCGCTGCTTTATTGGAGAATGGTCCGTGTGTGCTGGAGAAATGGATTCCTTTTGAAAAAGAGTTATCCGTGATCGTGACACGTAATCCCGATGGACAGCAAACGAACTTCCCGGTAGTGGAAAACATTCATGTGGATAACATTTTACATGAAACAATTGCGCCGGCGAGGGTAAGTAAAGAAACAGCAGATAAAGCAATCAGGATGGCAAAGAGGATCAGTGAGACACTTGACCTTGTCGGGACGCTGGCGATTGAGATGTTTCTGACGGCAGATGGAGACATCTTTATCAATGAGCTGGCTCCAAGGCCACATAATTCCGGTCACTACTCGATTGAAGCATGTGACTTCTCTCAATTTGCCCAGCACGTCAAGGCTGTTTGCAACTGGCCGCTTGTCCAACCGACCTTATTAAAGAACGCTGTGATGGTTAATCTATTAGGAGAGCATATCGAGCCTATTATGAAGGCTGTTCCAAAGCACCCGGACTGGTTTATCCATCTGTACGGCAAGGATCTACCGAAGCCGAAGCGGAAAATGGGGCATGTCACGTTATTAACCAATGATATGGAAGAGACATTGTCGAACATAAACGAAGCTGGGATTTGGAAGGTGCAAGAAAAGATCGGAGGACGACTGGTATGA
- the purE gene encoding 5-(carboxyamino)imidazole ribonucleotide mutase, whose protein sequence is MISVIMGSTSDWETMKHACEVLEEIEIPFEKRVVSAHRTPDYMFEFAESARDRGVKVIIAGAGGAAHLPGMVAAKTTLPVIGVPVQSKALNGMDSLLSIVQMPGGIPVATVAIGKAGATNAGLLAAQILSIEDTELAVRLDNRREALREKVMESSDDLE, encoded by the coding sequence ATGATTTCAGTGATCATGGGAAGTACATCAGACTGGGAAACAATGAAGCATGCGTGTGAGGTATTGGAGGAGATTGAGATTCCGTTTGAGAAACGTGTTGTATCGGCTCACAGGACACCTGATTATATGTTTGAGTTTGCGGAAAGTGCGAGAGACCGCGGAGTGAAAGTGATCATAGCAGGTGCAGGAGGAGCTGCCCATTTACCGGGAATGGTGGCTGCGAAGACCACATTGCCTGTGATCGGGGTACCAGTACAATCGAAGGCATTGAACGGAATGGATTCACTGTTGTCGATCGTTCAGATGCCCGGTGGCATTCCGGTTGCGACGGTGGCAATCGGGAAAGCGGGAGCTACGAATGCAGGACTCCTTGCTGCTCAAATCCTTTCGATTGAAGATACAGAATTGGCCGTCAGGTTGGATAACAGACGGGAAGCGCTACGGGAAAAAGTGATGGAAAGTAGTGATGACCTTGAATAA
- a CDS encoding NETI motif-containing protein encodes MSKKKLLFEVQENETISDCLDRMKELGYMPVRRMEKPVFEEQKEGTKTEYVPIRQTIVFEGKKME; translated from the coding sequence ATGAGTAAAAAGAAATTATTATTTGAAGTGCAGGAAAACGAGACCATTTCAGACTGCCTGGATCGTATGAAAGAATTGGGTTATATGCCCGTAAGGCGGATGGAAAAACCTGTTTTTGAAGAACAGAAAGAAGGAACTAAAACAGAGTATGTCCCTATTAGACAGACAATTGTCTTTGAAGGAAAGAAGATGGAATAG
- a CDS encoding DUF5698 domain-containing protein: MVAIILIINVVYVSFFTIRMILTLKGYRYIAAFVSTFEVVIYVVGLGLVLDNLNEIQNLIAYAVGYGLGVIVGMKIEEKLALGYITVNVITKEYDKALPNELRARGYGVTNWEANGLEGNRMALQILTPRKYEMKLYDTIKELDPKAFIIAYEPKAIHGGFWVKAVRNIRKGKLKE; encoded by the coding sequence ATGGTAGCGATCATCTTAATCATCAATGTTGTATATGTGTCCTTTTTTACGATCAGGATGATTTTGACGTTAAAAGGTTATCGATATATAGCTGCTTTTGTAAGTACATTTGAAGTAGTGATTTACGTGGTGGGCCTTGGGCTTGTACTGGACAATTTGAATGAGATCCAGAATTTGATCGCGTATGCGGTCGGGTATGGTCTTGGTGTGATTGTCGGAATGAAGATCGAGGAGAAGCTGGCTCTTGGGTATATTACGGTGAATGTGATCACAAAGGAGTATGATAAGGCCCTTCCGAATGAGCTTCGTGCCCGTGGATACGGGGTGACGAACTGGGAGGCGAATGGTCTTGAGGGGAATCGGATGGCCCTGCAGATCCTGACTCCGAGAAAGTATGAGATGAAGCTGTATGATACAATTAAGGAGCTTGACCCGAAAGCATTCATCATTGCCTATGAACCGAAAGCGATTCACGGAGGGTTCTGGGTGAAGGCGGTGCGAAATATACGTAAAGGAAAATTAAAAGAATGA
- the ptsG gene encoding glucose-specific PTS transporter subunit IIBC codes for MFKKAFGVLQKVGKALMLPVAILPAAGLLLAFGNALQNPTLLDIAPFLNNGGVETVASVMEQAGGIIFGNLALLFAVGVAIGLAGGEGVAGLAAIVGFLIMNVTMGTVEGLGIPDVTGDNVDPAFAMVLGIPTLQTGVFGGIIVGILAASMYNRFYQIELPSYLGFFAGKRFVPIATAASSVVLGLLMLLIWPPIQDGLNTFSNFMLGENRAFAAFVFGVIERSLIPFGLHHIFYAPFWFEFGSYTSAAGDVVRGDQAIFMKQIQDGVQDLTAGTFMTGKFPFMMFGLPAAALAIYHEAKPERKAVVGGIMASAALTSFLTGITEPIEFSFLFVAPVLFGIHCIFAGLSFLTMHLLNVKIGMTFSGGLIDYILFGLINPQTNAWIVIPVGIVFAFIYYFGFRFAIRKFNLMTPGREDVDEDEDDAPASSAGDLPYNILDAMGGQENIAHLDACITRLRVSVNDVKQVDKNRLKKLGASGVLEVGDNIQAIFGPKSDTIKSQMQDIIRGKAPRRVETNANEEVEQQIEEVNPEALQTERDNEKFVAPITGEIKDITEVPDQVFSGKMMGDGFAIVPTEGTIVSPITGKVVNVFPTKHAIGLESKAGREVLIHVGIDTVKLEGKGFEALVKEGDQVEAGQPLLEVDLDYIKANAPSIMTPIVFTNLKEGQQVTIEKSGKVNRNDENVIKID; via the coding sequence ATGTTTAAAAAGGCTTTTGGTGTACTACAAAAAGTCGGTAAAGCATTAATGCTTCCAGTTGCGATCTTACCAGCAGCAGGACTTTTACTAGCGTTTGGTAATGCCCTTCAAAATCCAACGCTTCTAGACATTGCCCCATTCCTTAATAACGGCGGCGTTGAAACCGTTGCCAGCGTAATGGAACAAGCGGGTGGAATTATCTTCGGAAACTTGGCGCTGCTCTTCGCAGTCGGTGTTGCCATCGGTCTCGCCGGTGGAGAAGGGGTGGCCGGTTTAGCGGCTATCGTTGGTTTCCTTATCATGAACGTAACGATGGGTACAGTAGAAGGATTAGGTATTCCTGATGTTACAGGTGATAACGTAGATCCGGCATTTGCGATGGTTCTCGGTATCCCAACCCTACAAACAGGTGTATTCGGCGGTATCATCGTCGGGATCCTGGCTGCGTCCATGTACAATCGTTTCTATCAAATCGAACTTCCTTCATACTTAGGATTCTTCGCAGGTAAACGATTTGTGCCAATTGCAACAGCAGCATCTTCAGTAGTATTAGGGTTATTGATGCTATTGATTTGGCCGCCGATTCAAGATGGTCTTAACACATTCTCAAACTTTATGCTTGGTGAAAACAGAGCCTTTGCAGCATTTGTATTCGGTGTAATTGAACGTTCACTTATTCCATTTGGTTTACACCACATTTTCTATGCTCCATTCTGGTTCGAATTCGGTTCTTACACATCTGCAGCGGGAGACGTTGTACGTGGGGACCAGGCAATCTTTATGAAACAAATTCAAGATGGTGTACAAGACCTTACAGCCGGTACATTCATGACAGGTAAATTCCCATTCATGATGTTCGGTCTTCCAGCAGCGGCATTAGCGATCTACCATGAAGCGAAGCCGGAACGTAAAGCCGTTGTAGGTGGAATCATGGCGTCTGCTGCCTTGACTTCATTCTTGACAGGTATTACAGAACCAATCGAATTCTCATTCTTATTCGTAGCACCAGTACTATTTGGAATACACTGTATCTTTGCCGGTTTATCATTCTTAACAATGCATCTGTTAAATGTAAAGATTGGTATGACATTCTCAGGTGGTTTAATTGACTACATTTTATTCGGATTGATTAACCCACAAACGAATGCCTGGATCGTCATCCCGGTAGGTATCGTATTTGCATTCATCTACTACTTCGGATTCCGTTTCGCTATCCGCAAGTTCAACCTCATGACTCCTGGTCGTGAAGACGTAGATGAAGATGAAGATGACGCTCCTGCAAGTTCAGCTGGCGATCTTCCATACAACATCCTTGACGCAATGGGTGGACAAGAAAATATCGCTCACTTAGACGCATGTATCACTCGTCTCCGTGTATCTGTCAATGACGTAAAACAAGTAGACAAAAACCGTCTAAAAAAACTTGGTGCTTCAGGTGTACTTGAAGTAGGAGATAACATTCAAGCCATCTTCGGACCAAAATCAGACACGATCAAATCACAAATGCAAGACATCATCCGCGGGAAAGCTCCACGCAGAGTAGAAACAAATGCAAACGAAGAAGTAGAGCAACAAATTGAAGAAGTGAATCCGGAAGCTCTTCAAACTGAACGTGACAACGAAAAGTTCGTAGCACCGATCACAGGTGAGATCAAAGACATCACAGAAGTACCTGACCAAGTATTCTCAGGTAAAATGATGGGTGACGGTTTCGCGATCGTGCCGACTGAAGGAACAATCGTTTCTCCTATCACAGGTAAAGTCGTAAACGTCTTCCCGACAAAGCATGCCATCGGACTTGAGTCCAAAGCAGGACGCGAAGTACTGATCCACGTTGGAATTGATACAGTGAAACTGGAAGGTAAAGGATTCGAAGCTCTGGTAAAAGAGGGAGACCAGGTAGAAGCCGGTCAACCATTACTGGAAGTGGATCTTGACTACATCAAGGCAAACGCACCTTCCATCATGACACCGATTGTCTTTACAAACCTAAAAGAAGGTCAACAAGTAACAATCGAGAAGTCTGGTAAAGTGAATCGTAACGACGAAAACGTTATTAAGATCGACTAA
- a CDS encoding transcription antiterminator produces MSTLNVKKVLNNNVLIAVHESYGEVVLIGKGIGFNRKKGDPIQNDIAEKMFVLKGEKEQEQYKNLLPFLNEDMSNVIISAIELIRKRTNSFLNEHIHIALTDHILFAINRLMRGMEIRNPFLVETRTLYPFEYEIAKEVVGMINDMTDVHLPEGEVGFIALHIHSAMMNKDLSEVNQHSQLISRLIGMIEQQLDVEINKESVDYMRLIRHIRYTIERVLRGERVEEPEKIAKLLKEEYPVCYNLSWKLIKMMQQTLQKPVYDAEAVYLTMHLQRIQNKVN; encoded by the coding sequence ATGTCTACTTTAAATGTAAAAAAAGTCTTAAATAACAACGTATTGATTGCCGTTCACGAGAGCTACGGTGAAGTCGTGCTGATCGGGAAGGGGATAGGGTTCAACCGGAAAAAGGGTGATCCCATTCAAAATGATATTGCCGAAAAGATGTTTGTCCTAAAAGGGGAAAAAGAACAGGAGCAGTACAAAAACCTTCTTCCTTTTCTAAATGAGGACATGTCAAACGTCATTATCTCTGCCATCGAATTGATCAGGAAAAGAACCAATTCATTCCTTAACGAGCACATCCATATCGCCCTTACAGACCATATTCTATTTGCCATTAACCGATTGATGAGAGGGATGGAAATCAGGAATCCGTTTCTGGTGGAAACGAGAACACTTTACCCTTTTGAATATGAAATTGCGAAAGAAGTCGTCGGCATGATCAATGATATGACCGATGTGCATCTGCCTGAAGGGGAAGTGGGGTTCATTGCCCTTCATATACACAGCGCCATGATGAACAAGGATCTTTCCGAAGTGAACCAGCATTCTCAGTTGATCAGTCGTCTAATAGGGATGATCGAACAACAGCTGGACGTTGAAATCAATAAAGAAAGCGTCGATTATATGAGGCTTATTCGACATATCCGTTATACAATTGAACGGGTTTTACGGGGAGAAAGAGTAGAAGAACCAGAAAAAATAGCAAAACTGTTGAAAGAAGAATATCCGGTCTGCTATAATCTATCATGGAAGCTGATTAAGATGATGCAGCAAACATTGCAGAAACCCGTGTACGATGCAGAGGCAGTATACCTCACGATGCATCTTCAACGGATTCAAAATAAAGTGAATTAA
- a CDS encoding NCS2 family permease — MRNFFQFDQLGTNYKREIIGGLTTFLSMAYILIVNPLTLTLQSVPDLPDSMRMDYGAVFVATALAAAIGSLIMGLIAKYPIALAPGMGLNAFFAYTVVLTMGVPWQSALTGVLISGLIFIALTLSGIREKIINSIPAELKYAVGAGIGLFITFIGFQNAGIIVNNDAVLVGLGDLTKGTTLLAIFGIIITVILMTRGVKGGIFIGMVVTAVVGMIAGLIDTPERVVDAAPSLAPTFGAALEPLFNDAGSIFTIQMLVVILTFLFVDFFDTAGTLVAVANQAGLMKENKLPRAGKALFADSCATVVGAILGTSTTTSYIESSAGVAAGARTGFASVVTAILFVLSIFFFPLLAVITSAVTAPALIIVGVLMVSSLGEIDWKKFEVAVPAFLTIVAMPLTYSIATGIAIGFIFYPITMIMKGRGKEIHPIMYFLFVIFVMYFIFLV; from the coding sequence ATGAGGAATTTTTTTCAGTTTGACCAGTTAGGAACGAATTATAAAAGGGAGATCATCGGGGGATTGACCACCTTCCTATCGATGGCCTATATCTTGATCGTCAACCCGCTTACGTTGACCCTTCAATCCGTGCCGGATCTGCCGGACAGTATGAGAATGGATTACGGTGCAGTGTTTGTGGCAACAGCATTGGCTGCGGCCATCGGGTCGTTGATCATGGGATTGATCGCAAAATATCCGATTGCTCTCGCACCAGGGATGGGCTTGAATGCCTTCTTCGCATACACGGTCGTATTAACAATGGGTGTACCTTGGCAATCGGCTTTAACGGGAGTGTTGATTTCCGGACTGATATTCATTGCCTTGACACTATCGGGCATCCGGGAAAAAATCATTAACTCGATCCCCGCCGAATTGAAATACGCCGTAGGAGCGGGAATCGGACTGTTCATTACCTTCATCGGCTTTCAAAACGCAGGCATCATCGTCAACAACGATGCCGTATTAGTGGGACTTGGAGACTTAACAAAGGGAACCACGCTACTTGCGATTTTCGGGATTATCATCACGGTCATTTTAATGACAAGAGGTGTTAAAGGCGGGATTTTCATCGGGATGGTCGTAACGGCTGTCGTGGGAATGATCGCCGGTCTTATCGATACACCGGAAAGAGTAGTGGACGCGGCACCAAGTCTTGCTCCGACATTCGGGGCAGCGCTGGAACCACTATTCAATGATGCAGGAAGTATCTTCACGATCCAGATGCTTGTAGTCATCCTGACGTTCTTATTCGTCGATTTCTTTGATACGGCGGGTACCCTCGTGGCGGTAGCCAATCAGGCAGGCTTGATGAAAGAGAACAAATTACCCCGTGCAGGAAAAGCGTTATTCGCGGATTCTTGTGCAACGGTAGTCGGCGCTATCTTAGGAACATCCACCACAACGTCTTATATTGAATCATCTGCAGGGGTTGCCGCAGGAGCAAGGACAGGATTCGCATCCGTTGTGACTGCCATCCTGTTCGTCCTTTCGATTTTCTTCTTCCCGTTACTTGCCGTCATCACATCGGCCGTGACGGCGCCAGCCTTGATCATTGTTGGGGTACTGATGGTTTCGTCATTAGGTGAAATCGACTGGAAGAAATTCGAGGTAGCTGTACCGGCATTCCTGACAATCGTCGCCATGCCCCTTACGTACAGTATTGCAACAGGTATCGCCATCGGATTCATCTTCTATCCGATAACGATGATCATGAAAGGTCGCGGGAAAGAAATCCATCCAATCATGTACTTCCTGTTTGTGATCTTTGTAATGTACTTTATCTTCCTGGTATAA
- the guaA gene encoding glutamine-hydrolyzing GMP synthase produces the protein MLGKEELHNQEMIVVLDFGSQYNQLITRRIREFGVYSELHPHTVTLEEIQEINPTGIIFSGGPNSVYGEDSFRCDERIFDLDIPILGICYGMQLMTMHFGGKVERAKHREYGKAAINIEKQSKIFSNLPEEQVVWMSHGDLVVEAPAGFDVNATNPSCPIASMSNEEKGLYAVQFHPEVRHSEHGNEMLKNFVFEVCGCTGDWSMENFIEMEMDKIRQTVGDKKVLCALSGGVDSSVVAVLIHKAIGDQLTCIFVDHGLLRKGEADSVMKTFADGFNMNVIKVDAQDRFLNKLKGISDPEQKRKIIGNEFIYVFDDEATKLKGIEYLAQGTLYTDIIESGTATAQTIKSHHNVGGLPEDMQFTLIEPLNTLFKDEVRALGSELGIPDEIVWRQPFPGPGLGIRVLGEISEQKLEIVRESDHILRDEIKKAGLDRDIWQYFTVLPDIRSVGVMGDARTYDYTIGIRAVTSIDGMTSDWARIPWDVLEKISTRIVNEVDHINRVVYDVTSKPPATIEWE, from the coding sequence ATGCTTGGTAAAGAAGAATTGCACAATCAGGAAATGATCGTCGTTTTGGACTTTGGAAGTCAATACAATCAATTAATCACGCGAAGAATTCGTGAATTTGGTGTTTATAGTGAGCTCCATCCGCATACAGTTACCCTTGAAGAAATCCAGGAAATCAATCCGACGGGGATCATCTTCTCCGGCGGTCCGAACAGTGTGTATGGTGAAGATTCTTTCCGTTGCGATGAGCGCATCTTTGATCTTGATATTCCGATTCTCGGTATCTGCTATGGCATGCAGCTTATGACGATGCACTTTGGCGGTAAAGTGGAACGCGCAAAGCATCGTGAGTATGGGAAGGCAGCGATCAATATTGAGAAGCAGTCTAAAATATTCTCAAATCTTCCCGAAGAGCAAGTCGTATGGATGAGTCATGGGGATCTTGTAGTCGAAGCTCCTGCAGGATTCGATGTGAACGCAACGAATCCATCTTGCCCGATCGCTTCTATGAGTAACGAGGAAAAAGGGTTATATGCAGTACAATTCCACCCTGAAGTACGACACTCAGAACACGGAAACGAAATGCTGAAGAACTTCGTATTCGAAGTGTGTGGGTGTACCGGCGACTGGTCCATGGAGAACTTCATCGAAATGGAAATGGACAAGATCCGCCAAACAGTTGGTGATAAAAAAGTTCTTTGTGCACTAAGCGGAGGGGTCGATTCATCCGTCGTGGCAGTCTTGATCCACAAAGCAATCGGTGATCAACTGACATGTATCTTCGTCGATCACGGACTTCTACGAAAAGGCGAGGCAGACAGCGTCATGAAGACATTCGCTGACGGCTTTAATATGAACGTCATTAAAGTGGATGCCCAGGATCGTTTCTTAAATAAACTAAAAGGTATATCCGATCCTGAGCAAAAACGTAAGATCATCGGAAATGAATTCATTTACGTGTTTGACGATGAAGCGACGAAGCTTAAAGGCATCGAATACCTTGCACAAGGTACGTTATATACAGACATCATTGAAAGCGGAACGGCGACTGCGCAAACGATCAAGTCCCACCACAATGTCGGCGGGCTTCCTGAAGACATGCAGTTCACACTGATCGAGCCTCTGAACACATTATTCAAAGATGAAGTGCGCGCGTTAGGTTCTGAACTTGGTATTCCGGATGAAATCGTATGGCGCCAACCATTCCCGGGACCGGGTCTTGGTATCCGTGTGTTGGGTGAAATCTCTGAACAAAAGCTTGAAATCGTCCGTGAGTCTGATCATATCCTTCGTGATGAAATCAAAAAGGCTGGACTGGACCGTGACATCTGGCAATATTTCACCGTTCTTCCTGACATCCGAAGCGTCGGTGTCATGGGTGACGCCAGAACCTATGACTACACAATCGGTATCCGTGCCGTGACGTCCATCGATGGAATGACGTCCGATTGGGCACGCATCCCATGGGATGTTCTTGAGAAGATTTCCACCCGCATCGTGAACGAAGTCGATCATATCAACCGCGTGGTGTATGATGTGACGAGTAAGCCACCTGCAACGATTGAGTGGGAATAA